Proteins from a single region of Enoplosus armatus isolate fEnoArm2 chromosome 6, fEnoArm2.hap1, whole genome shotgun sequence:
- the rpp25a gene encoding ribonuclease P protein subunit p25a produces the protein MYEPRGQMKSSNGASSTVMELQSASFNPDVPSSSLSPKLGQSNFRRVSRTEDSSPYPIPGLAADILHMRVKEGSKIRNLLRFATARMQGEGKGSDGASLRQVVFTGSGRGVTKTITCVEILKRKVGELHQVSKLYYKTVNEVWENPQAGAPGITMQRTVPAICILLSKDPLDPQEPGYQPPQTPGVSTEDAERGRALLRPAHSPSSQYTAKRVCLDDWSSCSP, from the coding sequence ATGTATGAACCCAGGGGTCAGATGAAGAGTTCAAATGGTGCAAGCAGCACTGTAATGGAACTGCAGTCTGCTTCGTTCAACCCTGATGTTCcatcttcatctttgtctcCAAAACTTGGCCAGAGCAACTTCAGGAGAGTCAGCCGCACAGAGGACAGCAGCCCCTACCCGATCCCGGGCCTAGCAGCAGACATCCTGCACATGCGAGTGAAAGAAGGAAGCAAGATCCGCAATTTGCTGCGGTTTGCAACAGCTCGCATGCAAGGGGAGGGAAAAGGCAGCGATGGGGCATCACTGAGACAGGTGGTCTTCACTGGCTCAGGTAGAGGAGTCACCAAGACCATCACCTGTGTGGAGATTCTGAAACGTAAGGTGGGAGAGCTCCACCAGGTGTCCAAGCTCTACTACAAGACGGTGAATGAGGTCTGGGAGAATCCACAAGCGGGAGCACCAGGTATAACCATGCAGAGGACAGTCCCTGCTATCTGTATCCTGCTCTCTAAAGACCCTCTGGATCCCCAGGAGCCTGGATACCAACCCCCCCAAACCCCGGGTGTTTCcacagaggatgcagagagagGTAGAGCTCTGCTCAGGCCAGCTCACAGTCCCTCCTCACAGTACACAGCCAAGAGAGTCTGCCTGGACGACTGGAGTTCATGTTCTCCATGA